A DNA window from Gasterosteus aculeatus chromosome 16, fGasAcu3.hap1.1, whole genome shotgun sequence contains the following coding sequences:
- the LOC120834266 gene encoding olfactory receptor 1D2-like, with the protein MIHNSSHVRLFFLSGINEGMNLRVVLFSVTLLCYCFIVVVNVALIMTIILDKNLHEPMYILLCTFCMNGLYGTTGFYPKLLWDLLSPVHVISYSGCLVQAFVMYSFACRDMSILAVMSYDRYVAICRPLVYHSVMSKKKLLILVSFSWFTPFYVVGTNMILTSRLNLCNTYIARLFCVNWVIVKLACFPADTVVNNIVASITIIVYVFHGFFIVWSYVYIIKTCVNSLENRAKFMQTCVPHLTSLLIFLVTILLDIMHIRYGSQYLPQALKNFIAIEYLVIPLIMNPLIYGFKLNKIRRRIFGAINLKINLLR; encoded by the coding sequence ATGATTCATAATTCTTCTCATGtaaggttgttttttctttcaggtATAAATGAAGGAATGAACCTCAGAGTTGTTCTCTTCTCTGTCACTTTACTCTGTTACTGTTTTATTGTAGTCGTAAATGTTGCTCTTATTATGACCATTATCTTGGATAAGAACCTGCATGAACCAATGTATATTCTATTGTGCACTTTCTGCATGAATGGACTTTATGGCACAACAGGTTTCTACCCAAAGCTTCTGTGGGATCTGCTGTCTCCTGTTCATGTAATCTCTTATTCTGGATGCCTTGTTCAGGCTTTTGTGATGTACTCATTTGCCTGCCGTGACATGTCCATTCTTGCAGTAATGTCATATGACAGATATGTGGCTATATGTCGACCCCTGGTGTACCACTCGGTCATGTCAAAGAAGAAACTTTTAATATTAGTATCTTTCTCCTGGTTCACACCTTTTTATGTTGTGGGAACAAATATGATCCTTACTTCTAGATTAAACTTGTGCAACACGTATATTGCCAGACTTTTTTGTGTGAACTGGGTTATTGTGAAACTTGCTTGTTTCCCAGCTGACACTGTTGTTAACAACATAGTCGCTTCCATTACAATAATCGTTTATGTATTTCATGGTTTTTTCATAGTTTGGTCCTACGTGTATATCATCAAAACGTGTGTGAATTCTTTAGAAAACAGGGCAAAGTTCATGCAGACATGTGTGCCACATTTAACCTCCTTGCTCATTTTCCTTGTGACCATACTTTTAGATATCATGCATATACGATATGGATCACAATACCTACCTCAAGCTCTTAAGAACTTTATTGCAATAGAATATCTTGTCATTCCTTTAATAATGAATCCTCTTATTTAtggttttaaattaaacaaaattcGGAGAAGAATTTTTGGTGCCATTAATTTAAAAATTAACCTACTTAgataa
- the LOC120834067 gene encoding olfactory receptor 6N2-like gives MENNTFPQYFNLTMFVSIGNYRYLAFVLCLLLYAFIIFSNLVIIVLISREKTLHEPMYIFIMCLSINSLYGSAGFFFRFLRDLLSDTNLISRTACFAQIYVIYTYASYELTLLGIMAYDRYVAICQPLNYHNKITSKAVSKLVAFAWIYPSFSIATCVYLSSRLPLCGNKIPKVFCANWPVVKLSCVSTVINNLVGMFVSISTVFLPLAFVMFTYIRIILICRKRSSEFKSKVVQNCLPHIVTFVNYSITVFCDVVLSRIDLEALNPFLAIILSLEFVVIPPMVNPLVYGLKLAEIRKCVLKVVRLQRCSATFCHSSAFLEEVCE, from the exons atggaaaacaatacttttcCCCAGTATTTTAACCTTACCATGTTTGTGAGCATAGGAAACTACCGCTACCTCGCATTTGTCCTGTGTCTACTGTTGTATGCTTTTATTATCTTTTCTAATCTTGTAATAATAGTGCTGATATCACGAGAGAAAACTTTACATGAGCctatgtatatttttattatgtGTCTTTCTATCAACTCTCTGTATGGCTCTgctggcttcttcttcagattTCTGAGAGACCTACTGTCTGATACTAATTTGATTTCACGCACAGCTTGTTTTGCTCAGATCTATGTCATTTACACCTACGCATCCTATGAGCTGACTCTGTTAGGCATAATGGCTTATGATCGTTACGTTGCTATATGTCAACCTTTAAACTACCACAACAAAATAACATCAAAAGCGGTCTCAAAGTTGGTTGCCTTTGCATGGATTTATCCAAGCTTTTCTATTGCAACCTGTGTGTATCTTTCCTCCAGACTTCCATTGTGTGGCAATAAGATACCAAAGGTATTCTGTGCCAACTGGCCTGTTGTAAAATTGTCATGTGTCAGTACTGTGATTAATAACCTTGTCGGCATGTTTGTATCCATAAGCACCGTCTTCCTGCCCCTGGCCTTTGTCATGTTTACATATATAAGAATAATTCTCATTTGTAGGAAACGCTCTTCAGAGTTTAAGAGCAAAGTCGTACAAAACTGTCTGCCACACATTGTTACATTCGTCAACTACTCCATTACTGTGTTTTGTGATGTTGTCCTCAGCAGAATTGATCTTGAAGCGCTGAACCCATTTTTAGCAATAATTTTATCACTCGAGTTTGTTGTGATTCCTCCCATGGTGAATCCTCTTGTTTATGGCCTGAAACTAGCAGAAATAAGAAAGTgtgttttaaaa gttgtgaggctgcagcgttgctctgcaaccttttgccactcgagTGCCTTTTTG GAAGAGGTTTGTGAATGA
- the LOC120834267 gene encoding olfactory receptor 5AR1-like codes for MIHNSSHVRLFFLSGLNETMNLRVVLFSVTLLCYCFIVLVNVAVIVAIILDKNMHEPMYILLCAFCMNGLYGTTGFYPKILWDLLSPVHVISYSGCLVQALVMYSFACSDLSILAVMSYDRYVAICRPLVYHSVMSKERLLILVSFSWLTPFCIIGTNIFLTSRLKLCSQYIARLFCVNWVIVKLACSPADTIVNNVVAYITITLYVFNGIFIVWSYVYVIKMCVNSLENRAKFMQTCVPHLTSLFFFVVTLLFDVLYIRFGSNSLPQALKNFVAVQFLFLPPILNPLIYGFKLTKIRNRILCGIILKTE; via the coding sequence ATGATTCATAATTCTTCTCATGTgagattgttttttctttcaggtttaaatgaaacaatgaaCCTCAGAGTTGTTCTCTTCTCTGTCACTTTACTGTGTTACTGTTTCATTGTGCTGGTAAACGTTGCTGTTATTGTTGCCATCATCTTGGATAAGAACATGCATGAACCAATGTATATTCTATTGTGCGCTTTCTGCATGAATGGACTTTATGGGACAACAGGTTTCTACCCAAAGATTCTGTGGGATCTGCTGTCTCCTGTTCATGTAATCTCTTATTCTGGATGCCTTGTTCAGGCATTGGTGATGTACTCATTTGCCTGCAGTGATTTGTCTATTCTTGCAGTGATGTCATATGACAGATATGTGGCTATATGTCGACCGCTGGTGTATCACTCTGTCATGTCAAAGGAAAGACTTTTAATATTAGTATCTTTCTCCTGGTTGACACCTTTTTGCATTATAGGCACAAATATTTTTCTCACATCTAGATTAAAGTTATGCAGCCAATATATTGCCAGACTTTTTTGTGTGAACTGGGTAATTGTGAAACTTGCCTGTTCCCCAGCTGACACTATTGTTAACAACGTAGTTGCATACATAACAATAACCCTTTACGTATTTAATGGTATTTTCATAGTTTGGTCCTACGTGTATGTCatcaaaatgtgtgtgaatTCTTTAGAAAACAGGGCAAAGTTCATGCAGACATGTGTGCCACATCTAacctccctgtttttttttgttgtcactCTACTGTTTGATGTATTGTATATTAGATTTGGTTCAAACTCTCTGCCTCAAGCACTTAAAAATTTTGTTGCAGTACAATTTCTTTTCTTACCTCCCATTTTAAATCCTCTCATTTACGGTTTTAAATTGACCAAAATACGGAACAGAATTCTGTGTGGGATAATACTTAAAACTGAATGA